Proteins encoded together in one Zonotrichia albicollis isolate bZonAlb1 unplaced genomic scaffold, bZonAlb1.hap1 Scaffold_254, whole genome shotgun sequence window:
- the LOC141727825 gene encoding olfactory receptor 14C36-like: MSNSSSIRHFLLLALADTQQLQLLHFCLLLGISLAALLGNGLIISAVACGHHLHTPMFFFLLNLALSDLGFICTTVPKAMHNSLWDTRTISYSGCAAQLFFFMLFMSAEYYLLTIMCYDRYVSICKPLHYGTLLGSRACARMAAAAWASAFLYSLLHTANTFSLPLCHGNALGQFFCEIPPILKLSCANSYLRELGLLMGSAFLFFGCFMFVVFSYVQIFRAVLRIPSEQGRHKAFSTCLPHLAVVSLFLSTGTFAYLKPPSISSPSLDLALSVLYSVVPPALNPLIYSLRNQELKAAVWRLMTGCFQKH; this comes from the coding sequence atgtccaacagcagctccatcaggcacttcctcctgctggcattggcagacacgcagcagctgcagctcctgcacttctgcctcttgctgggcatctccctggctgccctcctgggcaacggcctcatcatcagcgccgtagcctgcggccaccacctgcacacgcccatgttcttcttcctgctcaacctggccctcagcgacctgggcttcatctgcaccactgtccccaaagccatgcacaattccctctgggacaccaggaccatctcctactcaggatgtgctgctcagctgttTTTCTTTATGCTCTTCATGTCAGCTGAGTACtatctcctgaccatcatgtgctacgaccgctatgtgtccatctgcaaacccctgcactacgggaccctcctgggcagcagagcttgtgcccgcatggcagcagctgcctgggccagtgcctttctctattcactgctgcacacggccaatacattttccctgcccctgtgccatggcaatgccctgggccagttcttctgtgaaatccccccaatcctcaagctctcctgtgCAAATTCCTACCTCAGAGAACTTGGTCTGCTCATGGGTagtgcttttctgttttttggttgttttatgttcgttgttttctcctatgtgcagatcttcagggctgtgctgaggatcccctctgagcagggacggcacaaagccttttccacctgcctccctcacctggctgtggtctccctgttcctcagcactggcacatttgcttacctgaagcccccctccatctcctccccatccctggatctggccctgtcagttctgtactcagtggtgcctccagccttgaaccccctcatctacagcctgaggaaccaggagctcaaggctgcagtgtggagactgatgactggatgctttcagaaacattaa